The stretch of DNA ttattgAGATTTCGACGAAACAGCATGAAAAAACTAAATTGTAGTAACCTACCTGTAGTATTCACCTCACGATATATGATAGGTACCGTGGCTTTTGTATGAACTCAAACTTGTTTTTGAGCGGTGGAACGaaccgaacaaaaaaaaaaaaaaaagcccaaaacTTCAAGAGTAgctattaaaattagttttcacaacacaactgaaaattatatttttcatgcgATGGATAGGGAGAAGgactttcattagaaaaaaaaaagtctcacatagaaaacaACTCGAAACTTGACGatataactaggaattgcttctttaatcGAAATCATGACGCGGCCACTACTTTGAATCTCCTCAAACCTTTTATAATTTGATTGTCATATACACacgcaaacattttttaaaattttatatacacATGTTCTTATCGCATACAAAACTCATCGCGATCACCAATGATTCCATTGCTTTCGTTAATGAAATGATCCGAGCTAATCGAAGAATGAAGACCCGTGAAATCAGTGACAAACTCAACCTGATAAAGGAACGGTTCACACTATCACCCACAAACAGGAAACCCAGATCACCCTAAACAAATTCCGTTGGGAAGTTTTGGAGCACCCCCGTATAGTCCGGATTTGTCACCCTGTGACTTCCACATCTTCGGGCCACTTAAGAGAGCATTACAGGGAAGCGTTTCCATTCGTACGATGAAGTGAAGGAAACTGGAACAGGACTTCCTCATGAGTCAGCCCCGATCTTTCAACAGCAAAGGCATCGACCAGCTACCGCAACGCTGGGACCTGTGTTTCAATGTCCACgacgatttcttttgatttatattaaaagcattatttttattcaacctGTCCACTTTTCATCTGGGCAACCCTTATACATAGAGATTGCAATGTAATTCCGCTCACCTCTTAATGCAGACGTATTTTTCATTCCCACCCTTGCAGCTCTCCTGCTGGACATTGAACTGGGAGTCGCCTCCACTGGAAGAGCCGTCATTTAGCCATTCTCTCAACTCTTCTGGTTCTTCGGCAGTCCTGGTATCCTGGCACACGTTTTCGCTGAAGAAAGACAAGGggagttaaaaacgtaaaatagaAGATTCCTCTCCAAACTACATTCTCATGAGTGATAGTACAAGCTGCCATATCCCCAAAAAGTGAGGAATACTTACCCCTGATACCAGGGCTGTGGAATCCTTATGGGAGGCATGAAATTGTTGACCATGGCCCAAGGGTCCATGGGCAGCATTGCTGCGAAGGGATTGAAGCCGAATCCTCCGGAATTGGCCCtggaaaaagaaaaggttttgaatatttctttcaatctgatatatacttaaaaataattatattgtcAGTATTGCAGTGTGTGCTGTTGAAAACACCGTATAATGGCTTGTATGCTGTAATAATCTTGAACCTTTTTTACCCAAAGTATTTTTCAGCTTTTGTGCTAAATGTGCAttttagtaataatttatttaatacttTAATGTATGAGGTAGCTTCAAATAAAAATCCAGTAACAAAGGAGCAGTTTTCTTGGTATGTCTTTTAATAACGTAAAGGAAGTAGTCAAAACGTCTGTGTGAGCCTACCTTTGCCATCGGGATGAAGTCGGTACTGGGTTCTCGATATCAGAACTTTTCTCTCATTAACACGACTGTGGTCTTTATGTGGACTTCCGTACGCAAATTAtaatctcattttaaaattaagaaatgtgagctgttttgattttaaacCTTCAGTGTGTTTCGATTTCCTTTTTGGTTAGCGATGGTCTCCAGAACAGAACGAACAAAATAAAACGGTCAATAGAAAGGCACCAAAGAGCAGTCATCTCCTAATTACCGTTTTTCCCCCAAAATAGGACCTAATAGAAAATATGAGCCCTTGCATGATTTTTCTCGATACTTCTAATAAAACCCTTACCTCTAAAATAAGCACTCGTTTAGAagactttaaaaagaaaacctttatttCTGAATGACCAAATACAACTGCTACAAATATGCacatttgaaacaaaacaaatcGATGTGCTTGCTATAGCtaataattttcaatctttttcatAAACTTGGCTAGAGAAACAGACactaagaattttatttaaaacaataattttaaaaatgatgtattttgATTCTCagataaaatgagtaaaaaaaaagtttttttttccctaaatttgAAAGGATAATCTAAGAAAAGATTATTCACTTAAGAGCAATGTCATTGGTTGCTCCCAAATCTAATGTTCAAGAATTTTTGAGCGTGCACAAATATTAATTATAGTGTATTAAGAAAATAAGACATATCAtatcttttacagaaaaaatgtaGAATAAGGCCAggctttatttttggaaaaacacTTTTGGGATTACTTTAAGTGATAGGCCGACTCTATCCCACATGGCTCAAATTTGAAAAACTGTTGCTGCAGTCATATGGAAAAGTTTTGAAGCTCTATAAAAGCTCAGTTTcagcaaattaatcttttaaaaaaaccaactCTTTAATGGAAACAAGGTTCATCGCAGAATCGTTTCTTGTTACAAACActtgaatttcaattttcaaactttttttttaaacctgaattaatgaaactttgtatttttctttctttttagaatAAAGTAGTCGAACTTCAATTAAGCAAGGAAACTTAAAAAGGTAAAAGCTTTCTTCGACGCTTTTTCGGTACCCCGACTAGTAGTTCCATGTTGTTCTTAATAGCATAATGTTCCATGATTCCTCACTGTAATGATTTCACTCCGAGTAGATTTGAAACCATTTCAAAGTGACGTAAGTGCTATAATGAATAGTATGAGGGAGTCGGGACGAAGGATTTTTATTAGTATAAGTACtaatttttgtcttaatttctcTTTAAACTCAAATGCTGAAAAACTTTCCTACATACTGTGCAACAACCGAAAACCAGAAAAACGTTTCTTATTCCTGAATTTAGTTTACGAAAAGATATGTAtagacttattttatttatttatttattattattattctttccaATTTTTACGTCATCGCTCTCATTTATGTCGTTAACAACTCTTCTAGTTTTGCAAATACAGAGCATTGTGATGCTAGGAATCATTTATTATTTCGCATGATGAGTAAGGTGACCATACGTCTCATTTTgaaccaggggtgattgtgttccggtattttaccggatttccggtattttcatcttgaattccggtatcttcatcttcgaaaataccggaacttctatattttcataaaaactcactttagtaaaatttagggccatgtttaatgaaacgaaaaaatccaaattgaagaCATTTGGTACAATCATAAAGCTAAGCTACGGTCATGTTTTGTAAACTGGGGGAAGGTTGGAAGAGAAAAGTGATAAGAGCTTCGACTCCTGTCTTTGTTCTTCATGGCAGTTGGAGGAATTGatcgtatgcaaatattttctttattttatattctggttTATGATCTTTATCTGTGCGCGTTCTGTTGTTATTGAACTAATTCTAATTATACTTTATCGTTATTCATATGCTCCtcgtaaatataaattagtttgtttaattaaattttactagttaactcttacttttcattttgctactttttttgtttgataaatttattcatttgaactttgcatgttctcatttaaaaaatgaggtatctggataaatctgaagatattggctCCATCGATGCAGGAAAGAAGAACAAGTTTGATTGAGAATGGTTAAACAGAGTGGATTCCTACAATGAAAAGATGGAAATATAGTGTAAAATAATTGATAGGGCTGGATTTTGGTTTTGTGTTTCTTGCAACAAGCCCGTTACATATGCTAATGATGGTGTGAAGGCATTATTGCAATgcaacattcttctacaaatactcataaaagaaaccgggaatctttaaaaaatgctggtgtattaggctctagtgtattagtaaatgaatgtaattagtggttaaggattcagatacaaaggaggaaaataaaacattctttgaaaaattttaagaaatgagaaaaattaaaagaattcaattcccaccatgcacatggacgtatgaagtccaattaaaacttcgagttttagccccaacaaataactatgtatctaaattatttatatacataatatgatgtgtgcatacacgtaatgtgtatatatatgcccaTAAAGACACTtattcttcttggaaaaaaaaagt from Uloborus diversus isolate 005 chromosome 5, Udiv.v.3.1, whole genome shotgun sequence encodes:
- the LOC129222410 gene encoding uncharacterized protein LOC129222410 — translated: MLSIFAFLALGGLGYAAPPPYQQNGAFATANSGGFGFNPFAAMLPMDPWAMVNNFMPPIRIPQPWYQGENVCQDTRTAEEPEELREWLNDGSSSGGDSQFNVQQESCKGGNEKYVCIKRVGSNEGSRTIVTKFECCPGYGRPADFSQPGCVPVGDQSGNMP